The following are from one region of the Papaver somniferum cultivar HN1 unplaced genomic scaffold, ASM357369v1 unplaced-scaffold_132, whole genome shotgun sequence genome:
- the LOC113332967 gene encoding uncharacterized protein LOC113332967 → MPPRTPLWLAALKIFQQCSFWSLPEHSHFAAYEPWRFNWSEMPLGYPTPPPGLLKDRKKRDPTTESPASDQEDDSAGPQVALGLAIGRKKRDRPVVSPVSNQNDPINPPTALVPAKRTRRTLNLAEITQVKDSKPLSRKIVPPPKQPSGSTEGTSKVKGSVEKGTVPILSIVDVEELPEKLPKEMSKGKKKKKRFMILKILHTSLILDF, encoded by the exons atgccccccaggacccccctttggttagcggcgttgaaaatattccaacaatgTTCGTTCTGGTCCCTTCCTGAGCATAGTCACTTTGCTGCTTATGAGCCTTGGAGGTTCAACTGGTCTGAGATGCCGCTTGGG TACCCTACTCCTCCTCCTGGTTTGCTTAAGGACCGTAAGAAACGGGATCCTACAACTGAGTCTCCTGCCTCTGATCAG GAGGATGACTCCGCTGGTCCTCAGGTTGCTCTCGGGTTGGCTATAGGTCGCAAGAAACGTGATCGTCCTGTGGTTTCTCCTGTCTCTAATCAG AATGATCCTATCAATCCTCCAACTGCTCTTGTCCCTGCGAAGCGTACTCGTAGGACTTTGAATTTGGCTGAGATAACCCAAGTCAAAGATTCTAAACCTCTTTCGCGAAAAATAGTTCCTCCTCCGAAACAACCATCGGGCTCTACCGAAGGTACTTCTAAAGTCAAAGGTTCCGTCGAGAAAGGTACGGTTCCAATTCTTTCTATTGTCGATGTGGAGGAGTTACCCGAGAAGCTTCCCAAAGAAATGAgcaaaggcaaaaaaaaaaaaaaaaggtttatgaTTCTGAAGATCCTGCATACATCCCTGATCTTGGATTTTTGA
- the LOC113332983 gene encoding pentatricopeptide repeat-containing protein At1g33350-like — protein sequence MLSSDQQNPNRPINERILSVLQKSNHINHLKQLQSFLITTGNSRIQFITFKLVRFCIITLSNIDYARLIFNDLHSPNVYLYTAMITAYTSQSDHKSTLLLYRDMVRSERTRPSEFIYPHVLKSCLDETHGVKSVHNHIMKSGFGGYSIVQTSLVDAYLKTGSPDLVVARSLFDEMTERNVVSWTAMMSGYARLGQIGNAISLFEEMPERDVPSWNSVIAGCTQNGLFTEAISFFKQMVSLDSDYKPNQITVVCILSACGNLGMLQLGRWIHGYIYRNCITPSPFILNALVDMYGKCGSLRIARRVFDHTSTKSLTTWNSMINCLALHGQSETAITVFEEMINYGGSVKPDEVTFIGLLNACTHGGLVEEGRKYFKLMTEDYRIEPQIQHYGCIIDLLGRAGQFEEAMEVIKEMRMAPDEVVWGSLLNGCKVYRRMDLAEFAVKKLIEINPDHAGYGVMLANVYGDVGKWDEVGKVRKKLKEMGATKTPGCSWIEIDSQVQQFYSADKTHHKTEEIYKMLEVIAGFS from the coding sequence ATGCTTTCTTCGGACCAGCAAAACCCTAACAGACCTATAAATGAACGCATCTTATCTGTATTACAGAAATCTAATCATATCAACCATCTCAAGCAACTCCAATCATTCCTCATAACAACTGGTAATAGCCGGATACAATTCATAACATTCAAGCTCGTTCGCTTCTGTATTATCACACTGTCAAATATTGATTACGCACGTCTCATTTTCAATGATCTACACTCCCCCAATGTGTACTTATACACTGCAATGATTACTGCTTATACTTCGCAGTCTGATCATAAATCAACTCTTCTTTTGTACAGAGATATGGTTCGCTCTGAACGAACTCGTCCCAGTGAATTCATCTATCCCCATGTTTTAAAATCATGTCTTGACGAAACCCATGGTGTTAAATCTGTTCATAATCATATTATGAAATCTGGGTTTGGCGGATACTCTATTGTTCAAACATCTCTTGTTGATGCTTACTTGAAAACTGGGTCGCCTGATCTTGTGGTTGCTCGATCTCTGTTTGATGAAATGACAGAGAGAAATGTTGTTTCTTGGACTGCTATGATGTCCGGGTATGCGAGACTGGGGCAGATTGGAAATGCGATATCGTTGTTTGAGGAAATGCCGGAAAGAGATGTCCCTTCTTGGAATTCTGTTATTGCTGGTTGTACTCAGAATGGTTTGTTTACGGAAGCAATCTCGTTCTTTAAACAGATGGTTTCATTGGATAGTGACTACAAACCAAACCAAATTACAGTTGTTTGTATTCTATCAGCTTGTGGGAATCTTGGAATGCTTCAACTAGGGAGATGGATTCATGGGTATATTTACAGGAACTGTATCACTCCAAGTCCTTTTATACTAAATGCTCTTGTTGATATGTATGGTAAATGTGGGAGCTTGAGAATAGCAAGACGGGTATTTGATCACACATCGACAAAATCCCTAACAACTTGGAATTCTATGATTAATTGTCTGGCTCTCCATGGGCAAAGTGAAACTGCAATTACTGTATTTGAGGAGATGATAAATTATGGAGGTTCAGTGAAACCTGACGAGGTTACATTTATTGGTTTGCTTAATGCTTGTACTCATGGAGGATTGGTTGAAGAAGGTCGCAAGTACTTTAAGTTAATGACCGAGGATTATAGAATAGAGCCGCAGATTCAGCATTATGGTTGTATTATAGATCTTCTTGGTAGAGCAGGTCAGTTTGAAGAAGCAATGGAAGTCATCAAAGAGATGAGAATGGCACCAGATGAAGTGGTTTGGGGTTCATTATTAAATGGTTGTAAAGTTTATAGACGTATGGATTTAGCGGAGTTCGCAGTAAAAAAACTGATTGAGATTAACCCAGATCATGCTGGGTATGGAGTAATGTTGGCAAATGTATATGGCGATGTAGGAAAGTGGGATGAAGTTGGGAAGGTGAGGAAAAAGTTAAAGGAAATGGGAGCAACAAAGACGCCTGGATGTAGTTGGATTGAGATTGACAGTCAAGTTCAGCAGTTTTATTCTGCTGATAAAACACATCATAAAACAGAAGAGATATACAAGATGTTGGAAGTCATAGCTGGTTTTTCTTAG